One genomic region from Ralstonia pseudosolanacearum encodes:
- a CDS encoding error-prone DNA polymerase, producing MNAPTPLPIGLPDYAELHCISNFTFLTGASHPHELVARAQAFGYRALALTDECSVAGTVRAHMAAKEAGLKLIIGSRFTVRDAQGEPWLRLVLLAQDIDGYGNLCECITQARLAAPKGDYRLLADDLAAPAGALAHLRGMPHCLAILLPDYDPDPRHLLAQAQWCRQVFGERLSMALELPLRHADDRHRGTVVAVSEQTAVPMVATGDVAMHSRQRKPLHDVLTAVRLSRPIAECGLALAPSAEQAMRTRMQLAFFYQGERGAQVLRRSVELASLCDFSLDEITYEYPHEVVPEGQTPAGYLRAEVMAGAARRYGKAIPPKVRAQLDEELALIAELRYEPFFLTVYDVVRFARSQDILCQGRGSAANSAVCYCLGITEVNPESGNTLFARFLSRARNEPPDIDVDFEHQRREEVIQYIYKKYGLTRTALAAALITYRTRSALRDVGRALGIDLGVIEQVAKAQAWWDGRHEFAQRAGQQGLDPESPLVQRWAGLIEQLRGFPRHLSQHVGGFVIAQGKLSRLVPIENAAMPERRVIQWDKDDLESLRLLKVDVLALGMLTAIRRTLDLLDALPGRRAHYRAPGKLAMQHLPDEDTATYAMICRAETIGVFQIESRAQQSMLPRLRPSTYYDLVIQVAIVRPGPIQGGMVHPYLQRREAMRNGNPDCVTYPGPEVKAVLERTLGVPIFQEQVMEIAMKAGGFTADEADRLRRDMAAWKRKGNLTQHQARLMKEMVEVRHYDPAFVEALCRQMEGFAEYGFPESHAAGFAKLAYVSSFLKCHEPAAFFAALLNSQPMGFYSPSQLVQEARRSRVRVLPADVTASAWDSTLHARPDGAGGQPDIRLGLNRIRGMRPAAGERIVAARAQAPFSSVEDLAHRAALDRHDLSVLAAANALLSLAGHRRQALWQTLALQEPGQDHALLRQARPVEAPLVLPAPSLGEEVVADYGSLGLSLQSHPLSLLRPRLEQMRFVTAAALAGYRNGQLARACGIVTVRQRPGTAQGTIFVSIEDETGTVNVVLWPRLIERQRREVLHARLLGVYGKWQCERETRHLVAQHLVDLTPLLGRLASSSRDFH from the coding sequence ATGAACGCACCGACCCCGCTGCCCATCGGCCTGCCGGACTATGCCGAGCTGCACTGCATCAGCAACTTCACGTTCCTGACCGGCGCGTCGCATCCGCACGAACTGGTGGCGCGTGCCCAGGCGTTCGGCTACCGGGCGCTGGCCCTGACGGACGAATGCTCCGTGGCCGGCACCGTGCGCGCCCACATGGCGGCCAAGGAGGCGGGCCTGAAGCTGATCATCGGCAGCCGCTTCACCGTGCGCGACGCGCAGGGCGAGCCGTGGTTGCGGCTGGTGCTGCTGGCGCAGGATATCGACGGCTACGGCAACCTGTGCGAATGCATCACGCAGGCGCGGCTGGCCGCCCCCAAGGGCGATTACCGCCTGCTCGCCGACGACCTCGCCGCGCCCGCCGGCGCGCTGGCCCATCTGCGCGGCATGCCGCATTGCCTGGCCATCCTGCTGCCCGACTACGATCCCGATCCGCGGCACCTGCTGGCCCAGGCCCAGTGGTGCCGGCAGGTGTTCGGCGAGCGCCTGTCGATGGCGCTCGAGCTGCCGCTGCGCCACGCCGACGATCGCCATCGCGGCACGGTGGTGGCGGTCTCGGAGCAGACCGCCGTGCCCATGGTCGCCACCGGCGATGTGGCCATGCATTCGCGCCAGCGCAAGCCGCTGCACGACGTGCTGACGGCCGTCCGCCTGTCCAGGCCCATCGCCGAATGCGGGCTGGCGCTGGCGCCCAGCGCCGAGCAGGCGATGCGCACGCGCATGCAGCTCGCCTTCTTCTACCAGGGCGAGCGCGGCGCCCAGGTGCTGCGCCGCAGCGTGGAGCTCGCCTCGCTGTGCGACTTCTCGCTCGACGAGATCACGTACGAATACCCGCACGAGGTGGTGCCCGAGGGGCAGACGCCGGCCGGCTATCTGCGCGCCGAGGTGATGGCCGGTGCCGCGCGGCGATACGGCAAGGCCATCCCGCCCAAGGTGCGGGCGCAGCTCGACGAAGAGCTGGCGCTGATTGCCGAGCTGCGCTACGAGCCGTTCTTCCTGACCGTCTACGACGTGGTGCGGTTTGCCCGCAGCCAGGACATTCTCTGCCAGGGGCGCGGCTCGGCGGCCAATTCGGCGGTGTGCTACTGCCTGGGCATCACTGAGGTGAATCCGGAGAGTGGCAACACGCTGTTTGCGCGCTTCCTGTCCCGCGCGCGCAATGAGCCGCCCGACATCGACGTCGACTTCGAGCACCAGCGGCGCGAGGAGGTCATCCAGTACATCTACAAAAAATACGGCCTGACGCGCACCGCGCTGGCCGCGGCGCTGATCACCTACCGCACGCGCAGCGCCCTGCGCGATGTTGGCCGCGCGCTCGGCATCGATCTGGGCGTGATCGAACAGGTGGCCAAGGCGCAGGCGTGGTGGGATGGCCGGCACGAGTTCGCGCAGCGCGCCGGCCAGCAGGGGCTGGACCCCGAGTCGCCGCTGGTGCAGCGCTGGGCGGGGCTGATCGAGCAGTTGCGCGGGTTTCCGCGCCATCTGTCGCAGCATGTCGGTGGCTTTGTCATCGCGCAGGGCAAGCTGTCGCGGCTGGTGCCGATCGAGAACGCGGCCATGCCGGAGCGCCGCGTCATCCAGTGGGACAAGGACGATCTCGAATCGCTGCGCTTGCTGAAGGTGGACGTGCTGGCGCTGGGCATGCTGACGGCCATCCGCCGCACGCTCGACCTGCTCGATGCGCTGCCGGGCCGGCGCGCGCATTACCGGGCGCCGGGCAAGCTCGCCATGCAGCACCTGCCCGACGAGGACACGGCCACCTACGCGATGATCTGCCGCGCCGAGACCATCGGCGTGTTCCAGATCGAATCGCGCGCGCAGCAGTCGATGCTGCCGAGGCTGCGGCCGAGCACGTACTACGACCTGGTGATCCAGGTGGCCATCGTGCGGCCCGGGCCGATCCAGGGCGGCATGGTGCATCCGTACCTGCAGCGGCGCGAGGCGATGCGCAACGGCAACCCCGACTGCGTGACCTATCCCGGCCCGGAGGTGAAGGCGGTGCTGGAGCGCACGCTGGGCGTGCCGATCTTCCAGGAGCAGGTGATGGAGATCGCCATGAAGGCGGGCGGCTTCACCGCCGACGAGGCCGACCGCCTGCGCCGCGACATGGCGGCCTGGAAGCGCAAGGGCAATCTCACCCAGCACCAGGCGCGGCTGATGAAGGAGATGGTCGAAGTGCGGCACTACGACCCGGCCTTCGTCGAGGCGCTGTGCCGGCAGATGGAAGGGTTTGCCGAATACGGCTTTCCCGAGAGCCATGCGGCCGGCTTCGCTAAGCTGGCCTATGTCAGCAGCTTCCTGAAATGCCACGAGCCGGCGGCGTTCTTTGCCGCGCTGCTCAACAGCCAGCCGATGGGGTTCTATTCGCCATCGCAACTGGTGCAGGAGGCGCGGCGCAGCCGGGTGCGCGTGCTGCCGGCGGATGTGACGGCCAGCGCGTGGGACAGCACGCTGCACGCGCGTCCGGACGGGGCGGGCGGCCAGCCCGATATCCGGCTCGGCCTCAACCGCATCCGCGGCATGCGGCCGGCGGCCGGCGAGCGCATCGTGGCCGCCCGCGCCCAGGCGCCGTTCTCCAGCGTCGAAGACCTGGCGCACCGCGCCGCGCTCGATCGCCACGACCTGAGCGTGCTGGCCGCCGCCAATGCCCTGCTGTCGCTGGCCGGGCATCGCCGCCAAGCGCTGTGGCAGACCCTGGCGTTGCAGGAGCCCGGCCAGGACCATGCCCTGCTGCGCCAGGCCCGGCCGGTGGAGGCGCCGCTGGTCCTGCCCGCGCCGTCCCTCGGCGAAGAGGTCGTCGCCGATTACGGCAGCCTGGGCCTGTCGCTGCAAAGCCACCCGCTGAGCCTGCTGCGGCCCCGGCTGGAGCAGATGCGCTTTGTCACCGCCGCCGCGCTGGCCGGCTACCGCAACGGGCAACTGGCGCGCGCGTGCGGCATCGTGACCGTCCGGCAGCGGCCGGGCACGGCCCAGGGCACCATCTTTGTCTCGATCGAGGACGAGACCGGCACCGTCAACGTCGTGCTCTGGCCGCGCCTGATCGAGCGCCAGCGCCGGGAGGTGCTGCATGCCCGCCTGCTGGGCGTCTATGGGAAGTGGCAGTGCGAGCGCGAGACACGGCACCTGGTCGCGCAGCATCTGGTGGATCTGACGCCGCTTCTGGGGCGGCTGGCATCCTCCAGCCGCGATTTCCACTGA
- a CDS encoding helix-turn-helix domain-containing protein: MEQPFKQLHSLRKSRKLKQEDVAKMAGISREAYLRAESGRADPRLSTLMAVAGALGLEVVLAPREAVAEIERVIASYPTQSSPGGSPGTEAGREGSSGAMGGSSGHGLAGQYRGPERQPQSAYHPGAAPSQAGQQGAPHAGNVGSGSDDRSRAGSGDRPAAGGTGSTGGSDRPGSGSGSRES; the protein is encoded by the coding sequence ATGGAACAGCCCTTCAAGCAGTTACACAGCCTGCGCAAGTCGCGCAAGCTCAAACAGGAAGACGTCGCCAAGATGGCCGGCATCTCGCGCGAGGCGTATCTGCGTGCGGAATCCGGCCGTGCCGATCCGCGCCTGTCGACGCTGATGGCCGTGGCCGGGGCGCTGGGGCTGGAAGTCGTGCTTGCCCCGCGTGAAGCCGTGGCCGAGATCGAGCGTGTGATCGCCAGCTATCCGACCCAGTCGTCGCCGGGCGGATCGCCTGGGACCGAGGCGGGCCGTGAAGGCTCGTCCGGCGCCATGGGCGGGTCCAGCGGCCATGGCCTGGCGGGCCAGTATCGCGGTCCGGAACGCCAGCCGCAGTCGGCCTACCATCCGGGCGCCGCGCCCAGCCAGGCCGGGCAGCAGGGCGCGCCGCACGCCGGCAACGTCGGCAGCGGTTCCGACGATCGCTCGCGCGCGGGTTCGGGCGATCGGCCGGCGGCCGGCGGTACCGGCTCAACGGGCGGCTCCGACCGCCCTGGCTCGGGCTCGGGTTCGCGCGAATCCTGA
- a CDS encoding anion transporter, which produces MRVDIPFPHFCCMPGDSSRARADAAPASAAAFSTAHGSHPPFWQSLKQDTFFWLLLIVCAGLTVLAPQRIVQYPQLVDWHTIAALGGLLILTKAVESSGMLQLLGQRLVDAVQSERALALSLVGASAALSTLLTNDVALFVIVPLTVGLRHVAKLPVTRLIVFEALAVNAGSALTPIGNPQNLFLWHQSGLSFGGFVWQMAPMVALLMLLLLVGTWFAFPAQAIHVHSDVSAPELHKRLLLPALALYVPFLLLTDRGYPLAALAGLVVLYLISARYVLARVDWGLLLVFVLMFIDLRLVAQLEPVRHGLAMLALSEPTHLYWAGIGLSQVISNVPAAILLAESSHDWPVMAFAVSVGGFGFMVGSLANLIALRMARDKRAWLVFHAYSMPFLVAAAGIVFLWMALSAR; this is translated from the coding sequence ATGCGTGTCGACATCCCATTTCCCCATTTTTGCTGCATGCCCGGCGACTCTTCCCGCGCGCGTGCCGATGCCGCCCCGGCGTCGGCCGCTGCCTTCTCCACCGCACACGGTTCCCATCCGCCGTTCTGGCAAAGCCTCAAGCAGGACACCTTCTTCTGGCTGCTGCTGATCGTCTGCGCGGGACTGACCGTCCTGGCGCCCCAGCGCATCGTCCAATACCCGCAGCTGGTGGACTGGCACACGATTGCCGCCCTGGGGGGGCTGCTGATCCTGACCAAGGCGGTGGAGTCCAGCGGGATGCTGCAACTGCTCGGCCAGCGTCTGGTGGATGCGGTGCAGAGCGAACGCGCGCTCGCGCTGAGCCTCGTGGGCGCATCGGCGGCGCTGTCGACGCTGCTGACCAATGACGTCGCGCTGTTCGTGATCGTGCCGCTGACGGTCGGGCTGCGGCACGTCGCCAAGCTGCCGGTGACGCGGCTGATCGTGTTCGAGGCGCTGGCCGTCAATGCGGGCTCCGCGCTCACGCCGATCGGCAATCCGCAGAACCTCTTCCTGTGGCATCAGTCCGGCCTGTCGTTCGGCGGGTTTGTCTGGCAGATGGCGCCGATGGTGGCGCTGCTGATGCTGTTGCTGCTGGTGGGGACGTGGTTCGCGTTTCCCGCACAGGCCATCCACGTGCATTCGGACGTCAGCGCGCCCGAGCTGCACAAGCGCCTGCTGCTGCCCGCGCTGGCGCTCTATGTGCCGTTCCTGCTGCTGACCGACCGGGGGTATCCGCTGGCGGCGCTGGCGGGCCTGGTGGTGCTGTACCTGATCAGCGCGCGCTACGTGCTGGCCCGCGTCGACTGGGGCCTGCTGCTGGTGTTCGTGCTGATGTTCATCGATCTGCGGCTGGTGGCCCAGCTGGAGCCGGTCCGGCATGGGCTCGCCATGCTGGCGCTGAGCGAGCCGACGCATCTGTACTGGGCGGGCATCGGCCTGTCGCAGGTCATCAGCAACGTGCCGGCGGCGATTCTGCTGGCCGAGTCTTCCCATGACTGGCCGGTGATGGCCTTTGCCGTGAGCGTCGGGGGTTTCGGCTTCATGGTCGGCTCGCTGGCCAATCTGATCGCCCTGCGGATGGCGCGGGACAAGCGGGCATGGCTGGTGTTCCATGCTTATTCGATGCCGTTCCTGGTGGCGGCCGCGGGTATCGTGTTTTTGTGGATGGCGCTTTCCGCCCGTTGA
- a CDS encoding beta strand repeat-containing protein, whose protein sequence is MKTSFKLTGTALAVATALSVLASAPAAASALDSLPVVAVGSSPLAGGVSASVIANGLTPTTSIGATASSSGAVTTTLPGALGTPTDTLVATVQSVTGNTPASSAVSQVIGTVNSANPVGTVASTAGGALGSIGGGSNALASVQGTVGQVVGTVGGSDPSGALSGALNTVTGALGGSGNATGALNGVVGTVTGALGNVGGSDPTGALSGVVNTVTGTLGSNSPTGALNGVVGTVTGALGNVGGSDPTGALNGVVNTVTGTLGSNSPTGALNSVVGTVTGALGNVGGSDPTGALSGVVNTVTGTLGSNSPTGALNGVVGTVTGALGNVGGSDPTGALSGVVNTVTGTLGNNSPTGALNSVVGTVTGALGNVGGSDPTGALSGVVNTVTGTLGSNSPTGALNGVVGTATGALGNVGGASNLLAPVQGAVTQVVSTLSGAGGTPITPITSLVGTLQNTLPVGGNPAGALTGAVGTVTGALGSVGSGSGALAPVQGAVNQVVGTLGGSNPTGALSGVVNTVTGTLGGSNPAGALTGSLGSIGAPVSQVVGSLTSSPVGGGSVGVGQVGGAVSGAVVAGGSLLGSVSNVVNSTVSNTANAVGTVVNAVGNAAGTIIGTVPSASASTTRSTGATTIQPLAPVTSLITNLTGALPR, encoded by the coding sequence ATGAAAACCAGCTTCAAATTGACGGGTACCGCACTGGCGGTCGCAACCGCACTCAGCGTATTGGCCTCCGCGCCCGCAGCGGCCAGCGCGCTCGATTCGCTGCCGGTCGTGGCGGTGGGCAGCAGCCCGCTTGCCGGCGGCGTCTCGGCCAGCGTCATCGCGAACGGCCTGACACCGACGACGTCGATCGGCGCGACCGCATCGTCGTCGGGTGCGGTGACGACGACGCTCCCCGGCGCCCTCGGCACTCCCACCGATACCCTGGTCGCGACCGTGCAATCGGTCACCGGCAACACCCCGGCTTCGTCTGCGGTGTCTCAGGTCATCGGCACCGTGAACAGCGCCAACCCGGTGGGCACGGTGGCCAGCACGGCAGGCGGCGCACTGGGCAGCATCGGCGGCGGCTCGAATGCCCTGGCTTCGGTCCAGGGCACGGTGGGCCAGGTGGTGGGTACGGTCGGTGGCAGCGATCCGTCCGGTGCGCTCAGTGGTGCCTTGAATACCGTGACCGGCGCGCTGGGCGGCAGCGGCAACGCGACCGGCGCATTGAATGGCGTGGTCGGTACTGTGACCGGGGCTCTGGGTAATGTCGGCGGCAGTGATCCCACCGGCGCACTCAGCGGTGTCGTGAACACCGTCACCGGCACGCTCGGCAGCAACAGCCCGACTGGCGCACTGAACGGTGTGGTCGGCACGGTGACCGGCGCTCTGGGTAATGTCGGCGGCAGCGATCCGACGGGTGCACTCAACGGTGTCGTGAACACGGTCACCGGCACCCTCGGCAGCAACAGCCCGACTGGCGCACTGAATAGTGTGGTCGGCACAGTGACGGGGGCTCTGGGCAATGTCGGCGGCAGCGATCCCACCGGCGCACTCAGCGGTGTCGTGAACACCGTCACCGGTACCCTCGGCAGCAACAGCCCGACTGGTGCATTGAATGGCGTGGTCGGCACGGTAACCGGCGCTCTGGGCAACGTCGGCGGCAGCGATCCGACGGGTGCGCTCAGCGGTGTCGTGAACACGGTCACCGGCACCCTCGGCAACAACAGCCCGACTGGCGCACTGAATAGTGTGGTCGGCACAGTGACGGGGGCTCTGGGCAATGTCGGAGGCAGCGATCCCACCGGCGCACTCAGCGGTGTCGTCAACACGGTCACCGGCACGCTCGGCAGCAACAGCCCGACTGGTGCATTGAATGGCGTGGTCGGCACGGCGACCGGCGCTCTGGGCAATGTCGGCGGCGCATCCAATCTGCTGGCTCCGGTCCAAGGTGCCGTGACCCAGGTCGTCAGCACGCTGTCCGGCGCCGGCGGCACCCCGATCACCCCGATCACGAGCCTCGTCGGCACGCTGCAGAACACCCTGCCGGTCGGCGGCAATCCGGCCGGTGCACTGACCGGTGCGGTCGGGACGGTGACGGGTGCGCTGGGCAGTGTCGGCAGTGGTTCCGGCGCGCTGGCTCCGGTCCAAGGCGCTGTGAACCAGGTCGTGGGCACGCTGGGCGGCAGCAACCCGACCGGCGCACTCAGTGGCGTCGTGAACACGGTGACCGGCACGCTGGGCGGCAGCAATCCCGCCGGTGCGCTGACGGGCTCGCTCGGCAGTATCGGGGCACCGGTGTCGCAGGTGGTCGGTTCGCTGACCAGCAGCCCGGTCGGCGGCGGTTCGGTGGGCGTCGGGCAGGTCGGCGGCGCGGTCTCGGGCGCGGTGGTGGCAGGCGGCAGCCTGCTCGGCTCGGTCAGCAACGTGGTGAACAGCACGGTGAGCAACACCGCAAACGCGGTCGGCACGGTCGTGAACGCGGTCGGCAACGCCGCCGGGACGATCATCGGCACGGTGCCGAGCGCGTCGGCCTCGACCACGCGCTCGACCGGCGCCACGACGATCCAGCCGCTCGCCCCGGTGACGTCGCTGATCACGAATCTGACGGGCGCGCTGCCAAGGTGA
- a CDS encoding IS30 family transposase yields the protein MKKYKHLSAEERAVIMIESRKGSSVRGIARLLGRNASTISRELVRNGNTAARHYDATQASSAYRVRRQGCVRQRKLRVDNALYRHVHDRLVYWRWSPQQIAARLRRMHPDDPGQRVSHETIYAAIYAHPRGELKQAMIEALRQEKHARGRRRTTLAGTGFVPEELRIVHRPEQIELRQWPGHWEGDLIKGAFNRSCVGTLVERKTRFVVLCRMDGCTAKDALEGFTRQMKKLPAFLRESLTYDRGTEMTCHVELAKRLNLDIWFADPHAPWQRGSNENTNGLLRQFLPKGMDLSAVTQTQLNDIAKLLNGRPRQTLGWDTPEEAMAKELEKAELAKRCT from the coding sequence ATGAAGAAGTACAAGCATCTGAGCGCGGAGGAACGTGCGGTCATCATGATCGAATCTCGGAAAGGCAGCAGCGTGAGAGGGATCGCCCGATTGCTTGGGCGAAATGCCTCGACAATTTCGCGAGAGCTGGTGCGCAACGGAAATACAGCCGCGCGGCATTACGATGCGACGCAGGCTTCGTCGGCGTACCGCGTTCGTCGCCAAGGTTGCGTGCGTCAGCGCAAGCTGCGTGTCGACAATGCGCTGTATCGGCATGTGCATGACCGGTTGGTCTACTGGCGCTGGTCGCCGCAGCAGATTGCTGCCAGACTTCGCCGCATGCATCCCGATGATCCCGGCCAACGAGTCAGCCACGAAACGATTTACGCCGCCATTTACGCCCACCCGCGCGGCGAATTGAAGCAAGCGATGATTGAAGCGCTGCGCCAGGAAAAGCACGCGCGTGGACGTCGACGCACGACGCTTGCCGGCACGGGCTTCGTGCCAGAGGAACTGCGCATCGTGCATCGGCCCGAGCAGATCGAGTTGCGGCAGTGGCCGGGGCATTGGGAGGGCGACCTCATCAAAGGCGCCTTCAATCGTTCCTGCGTGGGCACGCTTGTCGAGCGCAAGACCCGCTTCGTCGTGCTGTGCCGCATGGACGGCTGCACGGCCAAGGATGCCCTGGAAGGCTTCACGCGCCAGATGAAGAAGTTGCCAGCCTTTCTGCGCGAGAGCCTGACCTACGACCGCGGAACGGAAATGACCTGCCATGTCGAACTCGCCAAGCGATTGAATCTCGATATCTGGTTTGCCGACCCGCATGCGCCTTGGCAGCGTGGCAGCAACGAGAACACCAATGGTTTGCTGCGCCAGTTTTTGCCCAAAGGCATGGACCTCTCCGCTGTCACACAGACCCAGCTCAATGACATCGCCAAATTGCTCAATGGTCGGCCTCGCCAGACGCTCGGTTGGGATACGCCCGAGGAAGCAATGGCCAAAGAGTTGGAAAAGGCTGAGTTGGCTAAACGTTGCACTTGA
- a CDS encoding ISAs1 family transposase, with amino-acid sequence MSLFAHLSVVPDRRQNINKKHDLIDVIFLVFSAVLSGATGWKAIEVFGDAQLDWLRHHRAFGNGVPRRHCIANIVKGLDTDALMQALFGWINERRKLAGKGTIAIDGKTMRRAWQEDVQKALHVVSAYDVEHGVALYQQAAQSKGEEIKLARNIIDVVAAKGKIMTLDALHCQSETLQRIAEKKSDYIVGVKANQKTLHEWVQQAFCATYEVSGTATHEQVNRGHGREERRVVMQIPAHLPPELKTRWPSIRSLIEVSSERTEKGQTYFDSRWYVSSLEIDAQRVAQAIRDHWQIENGLHWVLDVAFKEDATAITDPEGAKHVALINRIALSVIRQHQQTKESVNSKRNRAAWSAPFRDQLIFG; translated from the coding sequence ATGAGTTTGTTCGCCCACCTGAGCGTAGTTCCCGACCGAAGGCAGAACATCAACAAGAAGCACGACCTGATCGACGTGATCTTCCTCGTCTTTAGCGCCGTGCTCAGCGGTGCCACGGGCTGGAAAGCGATCGAAGTGTTTGGCGACGCGCAGCTTGATTGGCTGCGACACCATCGGGCCTTTGGCAACGGCGTGCCTCGCCGGCACTGTATCGCCAACATCGTCAAGGGCTTGGATACGGACGCATTGATGCAAGCGCTCTTCGGCTGGATCAACGAAAGACGCAAACTCGCAGGCAAGGGCACCATCGCCATCGACGGCAAAACCATGCGCCGCGCATGGCAGGAGGACGTACAGAAAGCGCTGCATGTCGTCTCAGCCTACGATGTCGAACATGGCGTGGCCTTGTATCAGCAAGCGGCGCAGAGCAAGGGCGAGGAGATCAAGCTCGCGCGCAACATCATCGATGTCGTGGCCGCTAAGGGCAAGATCATGACGCTCGACGCGCTGCACTGCCAGAGCGAGACGCTGCAACGGATCGCCGAGAAGAAAAGCGACTACATCGTTGGTGTGAAAGCCAACCAGAAGACGTTGCACGAGTGGGTCCAACAGGCGTTCTGCGCGACCTATGAAGTCAGTGGCACGGCGACCCACGAGCAAGTCAATCGCGGCCATGGCCGGGAGGAGAGGCGCGTCGTGATGCAAATCCCCGCGCACTTGCCACCGGAGTTGAAAACACGCTGGCCCTCCATTCGCAGTCTGATCGAGGTGAGCAGCGAGCGCACTGAAAAAGGCCAGACCTACTTCGATTCACGGTGGTACGTCAGTTCGCTGGAGATCGACGCGCAGCGTGTGGCGCAAGCCATCCGCGATCACTGGCAGATCGAGAATGGCTTGCATTGGGTGCTCGATGTGGCCTTCAAGGAGGATGCCACCGCGATCACTGACCCGGAGGGCGCCAAGCATGTCGCCCTGATCAACCGCATCGCGCTCAGCGTGATCAGGCAGCATCAGCAGACCAAGGAGAGCGTCAACAGCAAGCGCAATCGCGCTGCTTGGAGTGCGCCGTTTCGCGATCAACTGATCTTCGGATGA